One Skermanella sp. TT6 genomic window, GCCTTCGGCCATCGCGGCGACCGCGGCGTCCACCAGGTTGGAACCCTCGGTCTTCATCGGGACGGTGCCGGCCAAGGTGCCGATCCGGTCCTTGAACCGCCGCCCGCCGTCGAACCGCCCGGGCTGGAGCACGGCGTCGCCCGCCTTGGCCAGGTCCTCGTTCGCCAGCACATGGTTGTTGCTCAGCAGGACGGTCCGCCCGGTCTCCCGATGCCTGAAGAATCCGCCCAGGCTGCCGGCGGTGACGGCATGGTGGCCGACCGAGCAGCCGATCAGCAGCGGTCTCTGGCGCAGGCGGAACCAGGGCGGCATCGGGCCATGGACGGCGGAATCGGCCGTGGTCCGCTTGGCGATGCGCCCGACATAGCGGATATCCACCTCGCTGTGCGCCGCGGATTCGAGCCGGCGCCGCAGGTCGCCGTCATCCTCGAAGGTGCGGCGCTGGAGACGGACCGCGAGACGGTACTGGTCCGGGCCGGGTCCCCGGGCGATGCCGAGGGCGACACCCCTCTCCGGCTTCACCGCCCGCCGGATCGGGCCGGCGGCCAGCCCGAAACTGCGCGCCTCCCGCGCCTCCCTCAGCAGCGGACCCAGGATGTCCGCGGAAACCTCGGCCTTCAACGCCCTTACCGAACTCAACTCCAATCCATCACCCCATCTTCGTCCATCGCCGTCATCCGTGGCCAAGAAAGTCCAGGTAAGCGGACAGGAACTCGTCCGGCCGCTCGAAATGGACCAGCGCCCCGGCGTCGAACGGCTGGGGCCGCCAGTTCGGCTTGTCCTTCAGCCAATCCACGCCGCTGAAATCCTTGAAGTCCCCGCGCGTGCCGTGGGGCATCCAGACCGGCACCGACAGCCGAGCATAGAGGTCACGCACGTCGCGGCTGAACAGCCGGCCCGACAGGAAGGCGAAGGGCGCGAAGCGGGCGCCGGGCTGGTGCGCGGTGAGGTAGTCGTAATCGACCATGCCGTCGTCGATGTCCTTGGAACCCCAGGTCCGCTCCAGGAAGTACCGGATGCTCCGCCGGCTGACCAGCAGGTCGTAGAGCTTCGGCCCCCACAGCGGGAAGCTGACGAACCGGTAGACCCCCGGCACCTCGCGCGAGGCCTTCGTCCGGACCCCGCCATGAGCCTTGGTGGATCCCTTGCTGAAGCCGGTCGGCGTGACGAAGGCGAGCGTGCGGACGCGCTCCGGCCGCTCCACGGCGGCGCGGGCCAGGAACTCGGACGAGAGCGACAGCGCCAGCGCGTCGATCGGTCCGGGTCCCGCGTCCTCCGCGATCACGTCCAGCATGTCGTGGACCGCGTCGGTGAACAGCCGGATGTCGTAGTAGCGGTCCGACCGGTCGGAATGCCCGTAGCCCGGCAGGTCCACGGCATAGACGCGGCGATGCGCAGCCATGCGCTCGTAGACCGGCTTCACCTCGTAGGCGGAGGCCGCGGCGTTGATGCTGTGGACCAGCAGCAGCGGCGGACCATCTCCAGCCACATAGTAGGCCAGACGCCCCGCGCGCCGGCTGGTCTCCCGCAGGTCGCCGCCGAGCGCGGGAGGAAGGATTGGGGCGCGCATCGTCAAGAACTCCTGCCATGGTGCTCCGGGGGAGCACTCTTCCCGATTGCTCGCCAGCGGATCAACACCTTGGGGATGAAAAGGTGCCCCGCCGGCTCCCAGCGGACCGGCCCTCGGCGGATATGGCGCAGGATCAGGTCGGCCGCCAGGTCGGGCCGCTCCTCGTGGGCCAGATGGCCCAGCCGCCCCAGCGTGTCGATCACCGCCGAGGGCAGGAGCCCGCGCACGCGCTCGGCCTGCTCCGGCGGAACCGCCGTGTCGCCGGAGGCAACGGCCAGGACCAGCCTCGGCTCCAGCCGCCGCAGGTCGCGGACCAGCGGATGCAGGTCCCAGTTCGCCATCATGCCCAGCGCCGCCGACACGTGCCCGGGGCAGCGGATCAACCGGCCGTAGAACTCCATCCCGGCGCGGTCGGGGACGGAGCCGGTGTTGCGGATCAGCCGCTCGACCGCGCGCGCGTCGGCGGTCCAGGAGAAGACCCGGGGCGCCAGGGGATTGAGCACCAGCAGCTTCGCCAGCGGCATGAACAGGTGGCCCGCAGCCCCCCGGAACGGCAGGAAGGCGCCGTTGAACGCGACGATCACCTGCGGCCGGATCAGCTGGTCGAGCGCCATGCGGGCCAGGATGGCGGCCCCGGCGGAGTGTCCCGCCGCAACCTCGGCCGAGACCTGGAGCACGTCCAGCAGCCCCGCGACGGCCCGCGCCATGCCCGGCAGCGACAGCCGGTGGCCCGGCAGCGGGTCGGTGAAGCCGTGGCCCGGCAGGTCCGGGGCGACCACGGTGAAGTCGCGGGCCAGCAGCGGCATCAGGCCGCGCCAGGAATGGGTGGCGGCGCCGGTGCCATGGAGCAGCAGGATCACCGGCCCCTGCCCCATCCGCTGCACGTGCCAGCGCAGGCCGGCGGCGGTGACGAAGCTGCTGGCGTCGCGGTTGGGCCAGCCGCGTCCTTCCCGTTCCCAGTCCGGCCGCCTCATGAAACGGGCTGCGGCGCCGCCATCCGGACGGCTCGGGAGATCGCGGCGGCGTCGGCCCTGGGCAGCGGGAGGTAGGGAGCGCCCATCCCGTCGGCAAGGCGCCGCGCCGCCGGTTCCGGATGGGCGGAGGTATCGACCAGCAGCGCCCGCAGCCCGGCGGCGGCGACCCGGCGGGCGGCGGTCAGCGCGTCGCCCTCGGCGGCGGCGCGCCCCGTCGTGCCGTCGCGGCAGACATTGGCCCGCCCGTCGGTCAGCAGCACCAGCGCCGGCGTCCCGCCCCGGCGCTTCACGGCATCCGCCAGGGCGGAGGCGGCGTCGATCCCGGCCGCCAGCGGCGTCCCGCCTCCCCCGGGCAGGGCGGCGAGGCAGCGCTTCGCCCGGGCCAGCGAGCGGGTCGGCGGCAGCAGGAGCTCCGCTTCCCGGCCCCGGAACGCCACCAGCGCCACCTCGTCGCGGCGGACATAGCAGTCGGCCAGCAGCAACTCGACGGCGCCCTTGGCCTCCGCCAGCCGGTGGAAGGCCGACGACCCGGAGGCGTCCACCACGAAGATGGTCGTCGTCCGGCTCCGCCTTTTCAGCCGCGCGATCCGGAAATCCTCCGGCCTGACCTGGATGCGCGGGGCGGTCCCGGGAGCGGCACCAAGGGCGGTATCGGGGAGACCGGCGCGCAGGCGCTGCCAGGGCGCGGCGGCCCGCAGGGTCTCGATCACGCTGAGGCGGGCACCCGACCGGGCGGCCCCGCGGCGGACGCCGGCCGGGCGCCCGCCCGCGGCCTGGGCGACGGCCCCCGCCTTGCCGGCCGGCTGGGCACGGCGGCCCGCGTTCGCAAGAATTCCCAACCGTTTGAGGAGGTCTTCCGGCAGGGCGGCCCGCGCCGCCTCCAACACCACATCCTCCAGCGCCCCACCCTCCCCCGCCGAAATGGGGTCGGAGTCCTTCTCTCCTTCCCGAGGTTGCTCCGGCTCCTGTTCCGGCGGCGTCGGAAGGCACGTCGCGCGCGGCGCCAGGACCAGGCGCGCCGCCAGCGCGGCGTCCGCCCCCGCGACCTCGCTCCGGCCTGCCAGGGCGGCGGCGGCCCGCGCCGCGGCGAGCGCCTGCAGGGCCGCACGGATCGAGCCGATCCCCAGCGCCGCCGCCGTGCCGCACAGGGCCTCGACCACCGCGCCGGATGCCGCGATTTGGCCGATGCGTCGCCGCGCCTCGGCGACCTCGACGGCGGAACGGCATGACGCCCCCGCCTGGCCGACCGCGATGGCGCCGAGATCGATGTGGAAAGCGAGCCGTTCGGTCAGCACCGCCGCCGGCCGCTCGTCGGCGTCGCCCTCGTCGAGGGCGACCAGTCCGAAACGGGCATCGACACTGCGGGCGAAACCGTCGCGCTCCAGCCGGACCTCGCCCCGGTCGAGGACGGCGGCCAGCCGGGCCGCCATGGCCGGCGGCAGCCGCTCCGCCATCGCCAGCAGGACGACACCTCCGCCGGACCGCGCCAGGATGCCCTGCTCGACCATGGGCCGCCCGGCCCGGAGGGTCGCCGCGAGGTCCAGCCCGCCCAGCAGCCGGTCGTCGGTGACATGGCAGGGCACGCGGAGGAACGGCGCGGCGTCCGGCAGCAGCCCGCGCAGCAGCTCCAGCCAGCGGTCGCGCACGGGACCGGGAGCGGCCCGGACCGAGACGCCGCCGAGCCCAGCCGGATCGACCGAGAACAGCGCCGCGGCCTCGGCGGCATCCTCCCAGGAACTCATGCGCCGAACAGGTCGGCGACGGCGCGCTCGACCCGCGCGGTCGATCCCGCCTCGTCCAAGGGGTTCCGCCGCAGGCGATGGCGAAGCGCCGGCAGGGCCACCTGGCGGAGATGCCGGTCCGTCACCTCGCCGGCGCCGTCCAGCGCGGCCACGGCGCGGGCGGACCGGACCAAGGTCAGTTCGCCGCGCAGCCCATCGGCGCCCAGCGCCATGCACAGGCGGGCCGCCCGCTCGATCGCGGAGTCGGGTACCTGGACCAGCGGCAGCCGGATCCTGGCCGCCTCAAGGCTCCGGCGGAGGCGGGTTTCCTCCCGTTTCCACTTCGCCACGAATCCGGCGGG contains:
- a CDS encoding alpha/beta fold hydrolase, whose amino-acid sequence is MRAPILPPALGGDLRETSRRAGRLAYYVAGDGPPLLLVHSINAAASAYEVKPVYERMAAHRRVYAVDLPGYGHSDRSDRYYDIRLFTDAVHDMLDVIAEDAGPGPIDALALSLSSEFLARAAVERPERVRTLAFVTPTGFSKGSTKAHGGVRTKASREVPGVYRFVSFPLWGPKLYDLLVSRRSIRYFLERTWGSKDIDDGMVDYDYLTAHQPGARFAPFAFLSGRLFSRDVRDLYARLSVPVWMPHGTRGDFKDFSGVDWLKDKPNWRPQPFDAGALVHFERPDEFLSAYLDFLGHG
- the bchO gene encoding alpha/beta fold hydrolase BchO, with amino-acid sequence MRRPDWEREGRGWPNRDASSFVTAAGLRWHVQRMGQGPVILLLHGTGAATHSWRGLMPLLARDFTVVAPDLPGHGFTDPLPGHRLSLPGMARAVAGLLDVLQVSAEVAAGHSAGAAILARMALDQLIRPQVIVAFNGAFLPFRGAAGHLFMPLAKLLVLNPLAPRVFSWTADARAVERLIRNTGSVPDRAGMEFYGRLIRCPGHVSAALGMMANWDLHPLVRDLRRLEPRLVLAVASGDTAVPPEQAERVRGLLPSAVIDTLGRLGHLAHEERPDLAADLILRHIRRGPVRWEPAGHLFIPKVLIRWRAIGKSAPPEHHGRSS
- a CDS encoding magnesium chelatase subunit D, producing the protein MSSWEDAAEAAALFSVDPAGLGGVSVRAAPGPVRDRWLELLRGLLPDAAPFLRVPCHVTDDRLLGGLDLAATLRAGRPMVEQGILARSGGGVVLLAMAERLPPAMAARLAAVLDRGEVRLERDGFARSVDARFGLVALDEGDADERPAAVLTERLAFHIDLGAIAVGQAGASCRSAVEVAEARRRIGQIAASGAVVEALCGTAAALGIGSIRAALQALAAARAAAALAGRSEVAGADAALAARLVLAPRATCLPTPPEQEPEQPREGEKDSDPISAGEGGALEDVVLEAARAALPEDLLKRLGILANAGRRAQPAGKAGAVAQAAGGRPAGVRRGAARSGARLSVIETLRAAAPWQRLRAGLPDTALGAAPGTAPRIQVRPEDFRIARLKRRSRTTTIFVVDASGSSAFHRLAEAKGAVELLLADCYVRRDEVALVAFRGREAELLLPPTRSLARAKRCLAALPGGGGTPLAAGIDAASALADAVKRRGGTPALVLLTDGRANVCRDGTTGRAAAEGDALTAARRVAAAGLRALLVDTSAHPEPAARRLADGMGAPYLPLPRADAAAISRAVRMAAPQPVS